The Setaria viridis chromosome 6, Setaria_viridis_v4.0, whole genome shotgun sequence genome contains a region encoding:
- the LOC117860379 gene encoding uncharacterized protein produces the protein MAQQQQPPKASQQKARRKLDQVIMDNNQIMILGNIYQTWLKDASSLVSKRRKVNSNFDFIRSTKISDLMDMPLVALMSYLDKSSSELYYPKPLVQLWKECSAVNYAKASSSGQPSSSQEKQPRNSTPHEFPPKTEGEYEMEIGPHPMDFTDGIEKLRGNVSAEYDRAYNTLHSDHSVTQGSPSELRNE, from the exons ATGGCACAGCAACAGCAACCACCTAAAGCATCGCAGCAGAAAGCACGTAGGAAACTCGACCAAGTGATTATGGACAATAACCAGATTATGATTCTAGGAAACATATATCAGACATGGCTCAAGGACGCATCTAGCCTTGTCTCAAAAAGGCGTAAAGTTAACAGC AATTTTGATTTTATTCGATCAACCAAGATAAGCGATCTCATGGACATGCCCCTGGTTGCTCTAATGTCGTACTTGGACAAGTCATCCTCAGAATTATATTATCCTAAGCCACTTGTGCAGCTCTGGAAGGAATGCAGTGCAGTCAACTATGCAAAAGCTTCATCTTCAG GGCAGCCATCATCATCACAAGAAAAACAGCCTAGAAACTCGACACCTCATGAATTTCCACCTAAG ACTGAAGGAGAATATGAGATGGAAATAGGACCTCACCCAATGGACTTCACAGATGGCATTGAAAAACTCAGAGGAAACGTGAGTGCGGAGTATGACAGAGCTTACAATACCCTGCATAGTGACCATAGTGTTACTCAGGGAAGTCCTAGTGAG